The genomic region AATTATTTTCTCACTCTCTTCTATTTTGTCGATTAGCTTCAGTGCTTTTTCGGGGTCGATGGACAGAAAGTTCTTTTGCCCCAGGACCGCACTGCGAAGAAGGATAATCCAGAAATCCATTTTTTCCAAAAGCGCCGGGGTGTTCTTACTCAAAGCTTCCGCAAGAAATAATTTATCGTTGCCAGAAGCGGAAAATATGTCACGCAGTTCTTGGACGATTCCTCGTCGCTCTTCTAGTTTTTTAATGTCACGCAAAAAATCTTTCGCAAAACCAGGCCGCCCCAGCGACCAAAAAATCAGTTCGTCCTTATTGGAAAGATCAGATGAAAACAACTCACCCAATTCCTCATCAGACAAAAGCTTAAACCGTTTAATCTGGCACCGCGAGATGATTGTCGGCAATAATTTCCTTTCGTCTTCCACCACAAGGATGATTATCGTATGCGCGGGCGGTTCTTCAAGAATTTTCAAAAGCGCGTTCTGTGCCGATAGATTCAGCTTCTGGGCGCTACGGATAATTGCTACCCGATAATTCTGAAAAGCAGCAGTCAGACTGAATTTTTTCTGCAATTCCTTGATTGCCTCCAGCTTTATCTCTTTTTCCTTGATGACTCCGTCTTTTTCTTCTACTTCCGGCTCAATGACCAAAAGATTCTGATTTACCACATCCCCCGCTCCACCGGTCAATTTTTCCGCCAATTGCCTGGCCACCAAAAACTTCCCCAGACCTTCCGGCCCACAAAAAAGATAGCTCTGCGCCAGATTTTTTTTCTCAAGTGCCCGCTCCAATGATTCGATTATTTTTTTGTTACCAATGATTGGCATAAATACTTAATCCGTGTCATTCCCGCGAAGGCGGGAATCCAGGTTCCACTAGTTTTAAATTCTGGAAAATCGAATTATAAATCTTCTTGCTTTATGTTTCAGTTAGCTCCACGTCCAATGGCTCGTTTTTCCATATACCAAGCCTGAGGCACCTGGATCCCCGCCTTCGCGGGGATGACACAAAAGCTAAACCTAGCCAATTTTGCTTTCGATAAACTCGCTCAATTCCCTTTTGAACCGCTCCTCGCTAAACTTTTGCGCGCTTGCCTTAATTATTTCCCTGTCATAGCTAACTTCATTTTCCCGAAAACGGCGCACGCAATCGGCAATCAATTCTGGGGTTGCCGAGTCGAAAAATTCTCCAGTTTTTCCCTCTTGGACAATCTCTCTTATTCCGCCCTTTCTAAGCGCCAATACCGGCACACCACATAACATCGCCTCCACTGGGGCGATCCCAAAATCATCCAATGCGGAAAAAACAAACGCCCGTGCGCCGGCATAAATCTTGGGCAATTTTTCATCCGGCTGAAAACCGAGAAATTTGATATTCTTTCCTGCAATCGATTTTAAATATTTTTCCTGATCGCCCGTCCCAACTATCACCAGTGGCAATTCCAGTTTATTAAACGCTTCGATTATTGCGTCAACTTTTTTATAAGCCGAAAGACGCGACACAACCAGAAAATATTTTTTTTCTTTCGCCTCAGTTTCGCTAGTTGTGTTAATGGAAACTGGTGGATAGATTACACTAGCTTCCCGGTTATAATATTTCTTAATCCGTTCTTTGGTATAGTGCGAATTGGCAATCAAAAATTCCGGTCGGTCGGCGGCGGCAAAATCCCACATCCGGATGTAGTTCAAGATGAAACGTGTAAAAAAATTGACCGCTCGGTTCTTTTTCTGCTGGCGTAAATATTCCCCATTCATATCCCAGACAAAGCGCATCGGGCTGTGGAGATAGGCCACGTGAATCGTGTCCAGACGCGTCACAATGCCCTTGGACCACGCACCGGAACTGGAAATGACCAAATCAAAGTCGCGCAGATTGAAAGTTTCCGGCGCCACCGGCAAAAACAACAGCAACCATTTTTTCCGGCGAAGCAAAAACTTTGGCAGTTTTTGCAAAAAAGAAGTTTCCACTTTTTTCTCTTTGAGCCACTGGGGGAAATTTTCTCTTTCTGCGAACAAGGTATAGATTGGCGCCGAAGGAAATATTTCCGCAATAGATTTCAAAACTCGTTCCGCTCCGCCAAATTCCACCAAGAAATCATGGACGATGGCAATTTTGAGGTTTTTTGTTTCGGTCATAAGCATTCTCTACGAATTACGAATTTATACGAATGTACGAATATTTATTTATCTAATAAATCCACCTCATCCGGCCTCCGGCCACCTTCTCCTTGGTAAGGAGAAGGGTTTTCTTCAACATTTTTCCCCAAACTAGAGTTGCACCGCATTCAGTCCCCTCTCCTTACTAAGGAGAGGGTAGGGTGAGGTGGGTTTCAGTAATTCTAATTTTACCACAAACCCCCATATTTTGCACTCAAACAACAAAAAAAGACCTTTTTGGGTCTATAAAATAAGTTACCCCGCTTAAGTAAGTTGCTTGACAATGCAAGCTACTTTTAAGCGGGGGTGTTCGCTACTCAGCTCAAAAAAATTCCTATGGCCCTGTACGAGATATTAGGACGCGTTCGCGGAAATTGAGCTGCACTGCGCCGGATTCTTCACCATTTTTTTTGCTCCCGCCGCGGGGAGCACGTCCATAGCGGCAAACGTGATCTGCAGGGTGCGGGAAGCTCCCACACTGGAACCTTTGTTAAAAATCATAACAGACCTCCTTTGGAAACATACCAACACCAGCACATCGATACTGGCGCGAGCACGCTTCCGGCTCAACGGTCAAAAGGGATCGGCTACGGCACACAGTCCGGCGCCGAAGGTTTCCCCGCAACATGCCCGCCCATCAAGTGGCGCGGGAATATTCCGACGGGGCAATGCGTTTTGTGTGCGAGGCCTAATCCTCGCTGTGAAAAAGTACTATGATAAGAGTTGCGACTTATTTTGTCACAAGCTCCGCCCCAACCAATAACTGAGACCTGCTCAGTGTTCTACCTGCTGGCGCATAAACTCCCTCCTTTCCTGGTTGTCAATATTCAAATCCTACAACACCCCATTTTAGTTGTCAATAGTAATAAATAAATGTCATCCTGAGCTTGTCGAAGGATCTGCGTTCGATAATTTAAGTTTTACAAACATAAAGTAATCCCCAAATAACAAAAAGTAGATCCTTCGACTGCGTCCGAGTATGGACTTCGCTCAGGACGACACTTTTTTACTCTGTCAAAACCGTCGCAATCAGATCTGCGCAGTTTTTCCAGCTGAAGCGTTTGATGTTTTCGTAGCCTTTTCTGACCATTTCTTTGGCCATTTTTTCATTCTGGACCAATGTTGTGATAGCGTCAGCAATCATTTTTGGCTCCGCTGGATCGACCAAAAAAGCACTGCCATCAGCCACTTCCGGCAATGAGGAAGAATTGGAAGTGATGACCGGTACACCCTGGCTTTGTGCTTCCAGCACAGGCAACCCAAAGCCTTCATAGAGCGTCGGAAATAGAAATACCTCGGCGTTTTTGAACAACTGCCATTTCCGCGCGTCTTTTACAAAACCAGTAATAATAATGTCCGTTTTATATTCCGACTCTGCGATTCGTTTTTTAATCTCCTCTTCGCCATAGCTAAACTTTCCTCCCAAGACTAATTTGTGTTTTGCGCCAGTCTGCTTTTTGAACAGATCATATGCCTCAATGATTCCTGTGATATTTTTACGCTTTTCTAGGCGCCCGATAAATAATAGATAAGGTTGCAATTTTTTTTCTTCCTGATCATTTTCCAGATTCAACTCACCGGTCCTATCTTCATAGCCTTCATAGACAATATTGATCTTTTCCTCCGGAACTTCATAGAGATTCATCAGATCGCGCTTAGTGTTCTTGGAAACACTGATGATTTTTTTCGCCCAGCGGCAAGAATTCTTGATCGAATAGCGCATATATAGCCGTTCAAAAAAAGAATATGCTTCCGGCATAATCTCATATTCTAGACCATGGATGGTTACGATGGTTTTTTTCGGATGGATCAGCGGAGCCGTATGCGCCGGGATAAACAGGACGTCAATCGGATGAAAAAACATTTCCAGCGAGAGCCCGATCTGAGTCCATAGCCGCGGACAATGGATTTTTTTGATCTGCCAATTAGAAGGTAACGAAAAATCCACCTCTTGGTAGCTGCGCAGATATAAAACGACTTGATGTTCTTTCAATCTGTCTCGCAACTGCCTGATCACTTGATAGGAATATTCCTCAATTCCCGTTCTTTGCAATAAAAAAGCCCGTGAGCCATCGATGCCGATTTTCATGATTTTATAATTTTATAAATTTATTTTTGGTAATATTTATATCCCCTTCTCCCTCCGGGAGAAGGTGGCCCCGCCGCGGCGGGGATGAGAGAAAGGGCTTTTGATAAAGTTATTACTTTCCTACGTGGAGCATTTTTATTTTTTAGCAATTACCCTTGCCCTCACCTGTCACGTACTCGTGACATCCCTGCCTACCGGCAGGCAGGCTATCCCTAAGGGCGAGAAGGAATACTATTTACTAAGCATCATTGTCCGCTTATACATATCCAGATTTTCCAGTGCGATCCCAATACCTTTGATCACGCAATACAGCGCGTCATCCGCCACATAGCAAGGCACCCCGATCGTTTTAGTGATCAGCTGATCAAGATTGCGCAAAAGCGCTCCGCCCCCGGAGAGCACCATCCCTTTGTCCATAATATCCGCTGCCAGTTCCGGTGGAGTTTCTTGCAACACTTTTTTGATCGCATTGATCACTTCTCTCAGTTCATCTTGGATCGCTTCCGTCACTTCATTAGAAGACACACGTACTGTCCGTGGCAGTCCGCCGGTGAGGTCGCGTCCCCGCACATCCATATAATCTTCTTTGACTTGCGGAAGCGCGGAACCAATTTTAATTTTTACCTCTTCCGCTGTTCTGTCCCCGATGGAAAGGCTGTATTTTCGCTTGATATAGTCCGCAATCGCTTGGTCGATCCGATTGCCGCCGACGCGCGCGCTGTGGGCTGAAACCACTCCTCCCAAAGAAACTACCGCCACTTCTGATGTTCCACCACCGATGTCAATAATCATATTCCCGGCCGCATTGTTAATGGGAATTCCCGCCCCGATCGCCGCTAAAATCGGCTCTTTCACCACATAGGCCATTTTGGCTCCGGCGCGAATGGTTGCATCAATCACAGCTCGCCGTT from Parcubacteria group bacterium harbors:
- a CDS encoding glycosyltransferase family 1 protein, translating into MKIGIDGSRAFLLQRTGIEEYSYQVIRQLRDRLKEHQVVLYLRSYQEVDFSLPSNWQIKKIHCPRLWTQIGLSLEMFFHPIDVLFIPAHTAPLIHPKKTIVTIHGLEYEIMPEAYSFFERLYMRYSIKNSCRWAKKIISVSKNTKRDLMNLYEVPEEKINIVYEGYEDRTGELNLENDQEEKKLQPYLLFIGRLEKRKNITGIIEAYDLFKKQTGAKHKLVLGGKFSYGEEEIKKRIAESEYKTDIIITGFVKDARKWQLFKNAEVFLFPTLYEGFGLPVLEAQSQGVPVITSNSSSLPEVADGSAFLVDPAEPKMIADAITTLVQNEKMAKEMVRKGYENIKRFSWKNCADLIATVLTE
- a CDS encoding rod shape-determining protein, which encodes MLVRKIGIDLGTANVLVFVPGKGIVSNEPSVVAISLLENKVLAIGNEAKEMLGRTPDTIVASRPMKDGVIADYKITEAMLKYFINKVSGRFRLVRPEVMVSIPAGVTSTERRAVIDATIRAGAKMAYVVKEPILAAIGAGIPINNAAGNMIIDIGGGTSEVAVVSLGGVVSAHSARVGGNRIDQAIADYIKRKYSLSIGDRTAEEVKIKIGSALPQVKEDYMDVRGRDLTGGLPRTVRVSSNEVTEAIQDELREVINAIKKVLQETPPELAADIMDKGMVLSGGGALLRNLDQLITKTIGVPCYVADDALYCVIKGIGIALENLDMYKRTMMLSK
- a CDS encoding glycosyltransferase; this encodes MTETKNLKIAIVHDFLVEFGGAERVLKSIAEIFPSAPIYTLFAERENFPQWLKEKKVETSFLQKLPKFLLRRKKWLLLFLPVAPETFNLRDFDLVISSSGAWSKGIVTRLDTIHVAYLHSPMRFVWDMNGEYLRQQKKNRAVNFFTRFILNYIRMWDFAAADRPEFLIANSHYTKERIKKYYNREASVIYPPVSINTTSETEAKEKKYFLVVSRLSAYKKVDAIIEAFNKLELPLVIVGTGDQEKYLKSIAGKNIKFLGFQPDEKLPKIYAGARAFVFSALDDFGIAPVEAMLCGVPVLALRKGGIREIVQEGKTGEFFDSATPELIADCVRRFRENEVSYDREIIKASAQKFSEERFKRELSEFIESKIG